The following are from one region of the Stigmatella ashevillena genome:
- a CDS encoding glycoside hydrolase family 6 protein: MRRNTLRTCSLALSSLSSLLLALWGGTAAAAVHVDNPFESATAYINPDYAALVDTSIAKTTDSTLIAKMRTVKKYPTAVWLDRIAAVHGGSANGGRKSLRDHLDLVLAQKKPDQPITATFVIYDMPGRDCAALASNGELPLTAEGLQRYKTEYIDAIATVFSDPVYQDIRIVAVIEPDGLPNLVTNLSDPECAQANSSGIYVAAARYALNKLHAIQNVYTYLDIAHSGWLGWDNNRQGIISLYTDVVGGTTAGLASADGFVTNTANYTPLVEPNLVDPNVTVGGQQLKSAKYYEWNPHFDESDFAAALYTGFTSAGWPASIGFLIDTSRNGWGGSSRPTGATGSTVDTYADSGRVDRRAHRGLWCNHSGTGIGQAPQSSPAGYTASHLDAFVWVKPPGESDGASEEIPNNEGKGADPMCNPDYTTKYNTKSGALPNAPLSGHWFHNQFAMLVQNAYPVIPPTQGDNEPPFSPTGLTATPGNQQVTLRWTASLSATSYTVKRGTASNGPFATVTSVTGTTYAHTGLTNGTTYYFVVSASNSHGESANTSTVSATPGNEVLPAPTSLLATATSSSQINLSWTGAAGATGYNIYRSTSPNVATTATNKVGNRSTASFTDTGLLPNTAYYYKVTAFNASLESAASSEVSATTQNISTGTLSVLYRDGDNNAPSNNQIRPHLRVKNGGTASVNLADIKVRYYFSLESPATLQVTCDWAVMGCGNTGFQFVQLASPRPGASHYLEISFLSGTLAAGQDAGDIQLRVNTSNWANFNEADDYSFKVGQTAYGENTQIPVYRNGTLAGGIEP, translated from the coding sequence ATGCGACGAAACACTCTAAGAACCTGCTCCTTGGCGCTGTCTTCTCTATCGTCTCTGCTCTTGGCACTCTGGGGAGGAACCGCAGCCGCGGCAGTTCATGTGGACAACCCGTTTGAAAGTGCAACTGCATACATCAACCCCGACTATGCGGCTCTGGTTGACACCTCAATTGCCAAAACGACCGACAGCACCCTGATCGCGAAGATGCGCACGGTCAAAAAGTATCCGACCGCGGTCTGGCTCGACCGCATCGCGGCGGTTCACGGCGGCAGCGCGAACGGTGGCCGCAAGAGCCTGCGTGATCACCTCGACCTGGTGCTGGCACAAAAAAAGCCAGACCAACCCATCACCGCGACGTTCGTCATCTACGACATGCCAGGCCGCGACTGCGCAGCGCTGGCGTCCAACGGTGAGCTGCCGCTCACCGCGGAGGGCCTGCAACGCTACAAGACGGAGTATATCGATGCCATTGCGACCGTCTTCTCCGATCCGGTGTACCAGGATATCCGAATCGTCGCGGTCATCGAGCCGGACGGCCTGCCGAACCTGGTGACCAACCTGAGCGACCCTGAGTGCGCCCAGGCCAACTCCAGCGGCATCTACGTGGCGGCTGCGCGGTACGCCCTGAACAAACTGCACGCCATCCAGAATGTCTACACCTACCTGGACATTGCCCACTCGGGCTGGCTGGGCTGGGACAACAACCGTCAGGGGATCATCTCGCTCTACACCGACGTCGTGGGCGGGACCACGGCGGGGCTGGCCAGCGCCGATGGCTTCGTGACCAACACGGCCAACTACACGCCCCTCGTCGAGCCGAACCTGGTGGACCCGAACGTCACCGTGGGCGGGCAGCAGCTCAAGTCGGCGAAATACTACGAGTGGAACCCCCACTTCGATGAGAGCGACTTCGCGGCAGCCCTCTACACCGGCTTCACGTCCGCGGGCTGGCCGGCCAGCATCGGCTTCCTCATTGACACCTCGCGCAATGGTTGGGGCGGGTCCTCCCGGCCGACGGGTGCGACTGGCAGCACGGTCGACACGTACGCCGACTCTGGCCGCGTGGACCGGAGGGCTCACCGGGGTCTTTGGTGCAACCACAGCGGTACCGGCATCGGTCAAGCGCCCCAGTCGTCTCCGGCGGGCTATACCGCCTCGCACCTGGATGCTTTCGTCTGGGTCAAGCCGCCGGGCGAGTCGGACGGCGCGAGCGAGGAGATTCCGAACAACGAGGGCAAAGGCGCGGACCCGATGTGCAACCCGGACTACACCACGAAATACAATACGAAGAGCGGTGCACTGCCGAACGCTCCGCTGTCCGGCCACTGGTTCCATAACCAATTCGCGATGCTGGTTCAGAACGCGTATCCCGTCATCCCGCCGACCCAAGGCGACAATGAGCCGCCCTTTTCGCCGACGGGCCTGACGGCCACCCCGGGAAACCAGCAGGTGACGCTCCGCTGGACCGCTTCGCTCAGTGCGACGAGCTATACCGTCAAGCGGGGCACGGCCAGCAATGGACCGTTTGCGACGGTGACCTCCGTGACGGGCACCACCTACGCCCACACCGGACTGACCAATGGGACGACCTATTACTTCGTGGTCAGCGCGTCCAACAGCCACGGCGAGAGCGCGAACACCAGCACGGTCTCGGCAACGCCTGGCAATGAGGTCCTGCCTGCGCCGACCAGCTTGCTCGCAACGGCAACCAGCTCCAGCCAGATCAACCTGAGTTGGACAGGCGCTGCGGGAGCCACCGGCTACAACATCTACCGCTCCACCTCGCCGAACGTGGCGACGACCGCGACGAACAAGGTGGGGAACCGCTCCACCGCGAGCTTCACCGACACGGGCCTGCTGCCCAACACGGCCTACTATTACAAGGTGACGGCCTTCAATGCCTCCCTTGAGTCCGCCGCGTCGAGCGAAGTCTCTGCCACGACGCAGAACATCAGCACCGGAACCCTCTCCGTTCTTTACCGCGATGGGGACAACAACGCCCCGAGCAACAACCAAATCAGGCCCCACCTCCGGGTGAAGAACGGCGGCACCGCATCGGTCAACCTGGCGGACATCAAGGTCAGGTACTACTTCTCGCTGGAGAGCCCGGCCACCCTTCAAGTCACCTGCGATTGGGCGGTCATGGGCTGTGGCAACACGGGCTTCCAATTCGTGCAGTTGGCCTCTCCGCGGCCTGGAGCCAGCCATTATCTGGAGATCAGCTTCCTCAGCGGCACTCTGGCGGCAGGCCAGGACGCGGGTGACATCCAGCTCCGCGTGAACACGTCGAACTGGGCGAACTTCAACGAGGCGGATGACTACTCATTCAAGGTCGGACAGACGGCCTATGGCGAGAACACCCAGATCCCCGTCTACCGGAACGGCACGCTGGCTGGAGGCATCGAGCCGTAG
- a CDS encoding X2-like carbohydrate binding domain-containing protein translates to MTKKPIGRNSLSLMCLKICIPLWLAASQASAAEGVPYTWKNVVTGGGGGFVPGIVFNETEPDLIYARTDIGGVYRWNPADNSWIPLLDHVGWTDWGKLGVDALATDPVDPRRVYMATGMYTNGWDPNLGYIMRSTDKGNTWQMTQLPFYVGGNMPGRSLGERLAVDPSKNSILYFGARSGNGLWRSTDSGVTWSKVTSFPNPGTYVQDPSNSYQSDIMGIAWVTFDKSTGTPGSATQTIYVGVADTAESIYRSTDGGATWQAIPGQPSGFLPHHGEISNGQLYITYNNGIGPYDGTKGDVYKYNTSTGVWTNISPIPSTSSDNYFGYGGLAIDRKNPNTLMVATLNSWWPDANIYRSTDGGATWTSIWSWVGYPSRNFLYTQDISAAPWLDLGGNPQPPEIALKLGWMMGDLEIDPHNPNRMMYGTGATIYGTNNLLDWGTAKKVNITVMAKDLEEMAVFDLVSPPSGTAQLLSAVGDVSGFRHEDVTKAPAKILTNPNSTSSIDFAQSNPGFVARVGYADKAANPNSKSVALSYDGGSNWFNPSGEPAGTKGGGQIAVAANGSSLVWSTSDIGVFYSAEGNSWTASAGVPAGAKIASDRVNKNTFYALANGRFYVSTNGGALFTPTAATGLPGSGNLKAVPGVEGDLWLAGGSSTTVYGLWHSTNGGASFTALSNVEEADVIGFGKAAPGQTYVALYASAKIDGVRGFFRSDNAGGTWGRINDDSHQYGVTNSAITGDPRVYGRVYIGTNGRGIVYGDLKGDTTNNSSITPTTATFDKKTANQADITVTMTLNGNSLSAIKNGSVSLVSGADYTVSGTTVILKKSYLATQSVGTTHLTFDFSAGSDPVLSVSVVDTTSTPGGVLKVQMYNGQTAASSNSINPRFKIVNTGTSALNLANVTVRYYYTADANKAQSFWYDWASVGTANVKGSFVTMAAPKTGADTYLEIGFTSGAGSLSPGASAELQIRFSRTDWSNYTQTNDYSFDPTGTSYTDWNKATGYISGSLTWGIEP, encoded by the coding sequence GTGACGAAGAAGCCCATAGGACGCAACAGTCTGTCCTTGATGTGCCTGAAGATTTGCATCCCGCTCTGGCTCGCTGCTTCGCAGGCCAGCGCGGCAGAGGGCGTCCCATACACGTGGAAGAACGTCGTGACCGGAGGAGGTGGAGGCTTTGTTCCGGGGATTGTCTTCAATGAGACCGAGCCGGACCTGATTTATGCGCGGACCGATATTGGCGGTGTCTACCGCTGGAATCCGGCCGACAACAGCTGGATTCCGCTCCTGGATCATGTCGGCTGGACGGACTGGGGCAAGCTGGGAGTGGACGCCCTGGCGACCGATCCTGTCGACCCCCGGCGCGTTTACATGGCCACCGGCATGTATACGAATGGGTGGGACCCGAACCTTGGCTACATCATGCGTTCGACGGACAAGGGCAACACGTGGCAGATGACGCAGCTGCCATTCTACGTCGGGGGGAACATGCCCGGCCGTTCGCTGGGCGAGCGCCTCGCCGTTGATCCGAGCAAGAACAGCATTTTGTACTTCGGGGCCCGAAGCGGCAACGGGCTGTGGAGGAGCACTGACTCCGGCGTCACCTGGAGCAAAGTGACGAGCTTCCCCAATCCAGGGACGTACGTGCAGGACCCGTCCAACAGCTATCAGAGCGACATCATGGGCATCGCCTGGGTGACGTTCGACAAGTCGACGGGGACCCCGGGCAGCGCGACGCAAACGATCTACGTCGGCGTGGCGGACACGGCGGAGAGCATCTACCGAAGCACCGACGGAGGGGCAACCTGGCAGGCCATTCCGGGCCAACCCTCCGGTTTCCTCCCGCACCATGGGGAAATCTCGAACGGCCAGCTCTACATCACGTACAACAACGGCATCGGCCCATACGACGGCACGAAGGGTGACGTTTACAAATACAACACCTCCACCGGCGTCTGGACGAACATCAGCCCGATTCCGAGCACGAGCAGCGACAACTACTTCGGCTACGGTGGATTGGCGATCGACCGCAAGAATCCGAATACACTCATGGTCGCGACGCTGAATTCCTGGTGGCCGGATGCCAACATCTACCGCAGCACCGATGGCGGTGCGACGTGGACGAGCATCTGGTCCTGGGTCGGCTATCCGAGCCGCAACTTCCTCTACACCCAAGACATCTCGGCTGCGCCATGGCTTGATTTGGGTGGCAACCCGCAGCCCCCGGAAATCGCGCTCAAGCTCGGATGGATGATGGGTGACTTGGAAATCGACCCGCACAACCCGAACCGGATGATGTACGGGACGGGCGCGACCATCTACGGAACGAACAACTTGCTGGACTGGGGCACGGCCAAGAAGGTCAACATCACCGTCATGGCCAAGGACCTCGAGGAGATGGCCGTCTTCGATTTGGTCAGCCCACCTTCCGGAACGGCCCAGTTGCTCAGCGCGGTCGGCGACGTGTCCGGCTTCAGGCACGAGGATGTCACAAAGGCCCCAGCGAAGATTCTCACGAACCCCAACAGCACGAGCAGCATTGACTTCGCACAATCCAATCCGGGCTTCGTGGCTCGCGTCGGCTATGCCGACAAGGCGGCCAACCCGAATAGCAAATCCGTTGCTCTCTCTTATGACGGAGGCAGCAATTGGTTCAACCCGTCCGGAGAGCCCGCTGGCACGAAGGGCGGCGGTCAGATTGCGGTGGCCGCCAACGGCAGCTCGCTCGTCTGGAGCACCTCCGATATCGGCGTCTTCTACTCCGCGGAGGGCAATTCGTGGACTGCGAGCGCCGGAGTACCAGCAGGTGCGAAGATCGCGTCCGACCGCGTCAACAAGAATACGTTCTATGCGCTTGCGAATGGCAGGTTCTACGTCAGCACGAACGGCGGCGCGTTGTTTACGCCCACTGCGGCCACGGGCCTGCCTGGCTCCGGCAATCTGAAGGCGGTCCCTGGCGTGGAGGGAGATCTCTGGCTCGCAGGTGGCAGCAGCACCACCGTTTACGGCCTGTGGCACTCCACGAACGGTGGCGCTTCGTTCACCGCGCTGTCCAATGTGGAGGAGGCGGACGTCATTGGCTTTGGCAAAGCAGCTCCCGGCCAGACGTATGTGGCGCTCTACGCGTCCGCGAAGATTGACGGCGTGCGCGGCTTCTTCCGGTCTGACAACGCGGGCGGGACCTGGGGTCGAATCAACGACGACTCACATCAATACGGCGTGACGAACAGCGCGATCACGGGCGACCCGCGTGTCTATGGGCGCGTCTACATTGGAACCAACGGACGGGGAATCGTCTACGGAGACCTCAAAGGCGATACAACGAACAACTCGTCCATCACGCCGACAACCGCGACCTTCGACAAGAAGACGGCGAACCAGGCGGACATCACTGTCACGATGACGCTCAACGGCAACAGCCTGTCCGCCATCAAGAACGGTTCGGTATCCCTCGTCTCCGGCGCTGACTACACGGTCTCCGGCACGACGGTGATTCTCAAGAAGAGCTACCTTGCTACCCAGTCAGTCGGTACGACGCACCTGACGTTCGACTTCAGCGCGGGGAGCGATCCGGTGCTGTCTGTCTCGGTTGTCGACACAACGTCGACGCCAGGCGGCGTTCTCAAGGTCCAGATGTACAACGGTCAGACCGCCGCATCCAGCAACAGCATCAACCCTCGGTTCAAGATCGTGAACACGGGCACGAGCGCCCTCAATCTGGCGAACGTGACGGTTCGTTACTACTACACGGCCGATGCCAACAAGGCACAGTCATTCTGGTACGACTGGGCCAGTGTCGGCACCGCCAACGTGAAGGGGAGCTTTGTCACGATGGCGGCGCCGAAGACGGGCGCTGATACGTATCTGGAAATCGGCTTCACCAGTGGTGCGGGCTCCCTCTCGCCGGGTGCATCGGCGGAGCTTCAAATCCGGTTCTCCCGCACGGACTGGAGCAACTACACGCAGACGAACGACTACTCCTTCGACCCGACGGGCACGTCCTACACCGATTGGAACAAGGCCACCGGTTACATCTCCGGCAGCCTGACGTGGGGCATCGAGCCATAA
- a CDS encoding lytic polysaccharide monooxygenase codes for MLSKLAKTWLVLGLTLGVVSVGHSHGLIQEPPSRNWYCGVVTKPDEVGRPGEYAECADAFSSDPNGGYQFMSVLTHAQGRAVVTPLPPHVCGFGSETWSGGATPWDKSINWPTNNIRAGRQTITWNVTWGPHFDDTKEFRYWMTKPGFVYQVGKPLTWNDFEEAAFCVLTYDDSNPNGNPDISPDKANGLFRTSCNVPQRQGRHIIYGEWGRNHYTYERFHSCVDVVFSDSNGGTAQANISMQPNVTEFIGEGTLRLDGSASQGTGLSYQWSVNAPNPSLYKLENAGQSVATLSLTEPPAASNISISLRVSNSTSSHTATVSLKHLPRKSNGYVDLGPLTVQARTLNVGDKVSVRSVNSSGQDSYHPSTPLEITSATSVASAWPYALAEAVNQSSAALKIGVLDSAGGVVPQQHATANRLYALSAANIGNAYLQVESGNGNSTCKVSYTVTNQWNSGFQAELTITNLAATAINGWELSWTLGSNEQLTYGWSAAFTSSASSVVASNPASHWNGVLAANGGTAGIGFVGTKGSAPPAVPSVFMLNGTRCQQAATAVKHKHVH; via the coding sequence ATGCTGTCAAAGCTTGCAAAGACATGGCTGGTCCTAGGTCTGACACTAGGCGTCGTCTCGGTTGGGCACAGCCACGGACTGATTCAGGAGCCGCCATCGCGCAATTGGTACTGCGGAGTGGTCACGAAGCCGGATGAGGTGGGCAGGCCCGGTGAATACGCAGAATGCGCTGATGCCTTCAGCAGTGACCCCAACGGCGGTTATCAGTTCATGAGCGTGCTTACCCACGCCCAGGGACGAGCCGTGGTCACGCCTCTGCCCCCGCACGTATGCGGCTTCGGCAGCGAGACCTGGAGCGGCGGCGCCACGCCCTGGGACAAGTCCATCAACTGGCCGACGAACAACATCCGCGCCGGTCGCCAGACCATTACCTGGAACGTGACTTGGGGGCCGCACTTCGACGATACGAAGGAGTTCCGCTACTGGATGACCAAGCCTGGTTTCGTGTATCAGGTAGGCAAGCCCCTGACCTGGAACGACTTCGAAGAAGCCGCATTCTGCGTCCTCACGTACGACGACAGCAACCCCAACGGCAATCCGGACATCAGCCCGGACAAGGCCAATGGGCTCTTCCGCACCAGTTGTAACGTGCCGCAGCGGCAGGGGCGCCACATCATCTATGGCGAATGGGGGCGTAACCACTACACCTACGAGCGCTTCCACAGCTGTGTCGATGTGGTGTTCTCCGATTCCAACGGCGGCACGGCGCAAGCGAATATCAGCATGCAGCCGAACGTCACCGAATTCATCGGTGAGGGCACCCTCCGTCTGGATGGCAGTGCGTCCCAGGGAACCGGCCTGAGTTATCAATGGAGCGTCAATGCGCCGAACCCGAGCCTGTATAAGCTGGAGAACGCTGGCCAGTCCGTCGCCACCCTGTCTCTGACCGAACCTCCGGCGGCGAGCAATATTTCAATTTCCCTGCGGGTCTCCAACTCGACGAGCTCCCATACCGCCACCGTCAGCCTCAAGCATCTGCCTCGTAAGTCCAACGGCTATGTCGACCTGGGCCCGCTCACCGTTCAGGCCAGGACGCTGAATGTGGGTGACAAGGTTTCGGTACGGTCCGTGAACAGCAGCGGCCAGGACTCCTACCATCCGTCCACCCCTCTGGAGATCACCTCCGCCACCTCCGTCGCCAGTGCCTGGCCATACGCTCTGGCCGAAGCGGTCAATCAAAGCAGCGCGGCCCTGAAGATCGGTGTACTGGATTCCGCGGGAGGAGTCGTTCCTCAGCAGCACGCCACGGCAAATCGTCTCTATGCCTTGTCGGCAGCCAATATTGGCAACGCCTATCTCCAGGTGGAGAGCGGAAACGGCAACAGCACCTGCAAGGTCTCCTATACCGTCACCAATCAGTGGAACTCCGGCTTCCAGGCCGAGCTCACCATCACCAACCTGGCGGCGACCGCGATCAATGGCTGGGAGTTGAGCTGGACCCTGGGCAGCAACGAGCAGCTCACCTACGGCTGGAGCGCCGCGTTCACCTCCTCCGCCTCCAGCGTGGTCGCGTCCAACCCGGCCAGCCACTGGAACGGCGTGCTGGCAGCGAACGGCGGCACGGCTGGGATTGGCTTCGTTGGAACCAAGGGCTCCGCCCCGCCGGCCGTCCCCAGCGTGTTCATGCTCAACGGTACCCGCTGCCAGCAAGCCGCTACCGCAGTGAAGCACAAACACGTGCACTGA
- a CDS encoding GyrI-like domain-containing protein, translating to MLTLPKIIERPALPYLYVTFTVPMNQMNRPAIEGFPQIFAHIEKHGLKPVGAPFYNYRRINMEETLDVEAGIALETTGPTEGALKTGTLPAGRFMSLTWHGHPDELITVTGMMIGWAQLTHQDFDMVEKPDGDHFACRLELYESNPKEVPNMNEWVTTLAFKLKA from the coding sequence ATGCTGACTTTGCCCAAGATCATCGAGCGTCCCGCCCTGCCCTATCTCTACGTCACGTTCACCGTGCCGATGAACCAGATGAACCGACCGGCGATTGAAGGCTTTCCGCAGATCTTCGCCCACATCGAGAAGCACGGATTGAAGCCCGTCGGGGCGCCGTTCTACAACTATCGCCGTATCAATATGGAAGAGACATTGGACGTAGAGGCCGGCATCGCGCTTGAAACCACGGGGCCAACGGAGGGTGCTCTCAAGACCGGCACCTTGCCCGCCGGCCGCTTCATGTCGCTGACCTGGCATGGCCACCCCGATGAGCTCATCACCGTCACCGGCATGATGATCGGCTGGGCCCAACTGACCCACCAGGATTTCGACATGGTCGAAAAACCCGACGGCGACCACTTCGCCTGTCGGCTGGAGCTTTACGAGTCCAACCCGAAAGAGGTACCCAACATGAATGAATGGGTGACAACACTGGCCTTCAAACTGAAGGCCTGA
- a CDS encoding methyltransferase — MNFQDRLEALTDLLRPWSELWSSSILQNWPQSGAAYPESWRSYAESLDEAGERRLDHGELLGAPPPALHSLLLALHGLTELPWHEGVHGLTTADGQGLSIKKAHEVERVLALLGPRTRTIRQAADIGGGMGHLARLCVKTFDWTFHSIDRDAALQEKGRDWLRRARTLPQEKLSFLHASVEDGPQLEIDPLFSGHDRASIGLHTCGPLALTQIRKSQEAGFLLNFGCCYDKLDAARDYPVSRFGEAHRLPFTRYALSLATRGRHHKTGTEFALMKRVYAQRFALDLLLRRQCPELGFVPAGDAPKALYAGSFAVYARDRLERLRLDPGMAEAELDSFEVSVRPETRRLFLCHLLRDRFARALEIVLLLDRALLLEEMGFQVELLQVFDPRLSPRNVALIASRVEEPVGHTRGS, encoded by the coding sequence CTGAATTTTCAAGATCGACTGGAGGCGCTCACGGACCTGCTCAGACCCTGGTCTGAGCTCTGGTCCAGTTCCATCCTCCAGAACTGGCCGCAGTCCGGAGCCGCCTATCCCGAGTCCTGGCGGTCTTATGCGGAATCGCTCGATGAAGCAGGCGAGCGAAGGTTGGACCATGGGGAGCTTCTAGGCGCTCCTCCTCCCGCTCTGCATTCGCTCCTGCTTGCGCTTCATGGGCTGACCGAACTGCCTTGGCATGAAGGAGTTCACGGGCTGACGACCGCGGACGGGCAGGGGCTCAGCATCAAGAAGGCCCATGAGGTCGAGCGGGTCCTCGCCCTGCTTGGACCCAGGACGCGGACTATCCGCCAGGCGGCCGACATCGGGGGCGGCATGGGGCATCTGGCTCGGCTCTGTGTGAAAACCTTCGATTGGACCTTTCACAGCATCGATCGGGATGCCGCACTGCAGGAGAAAGGCCGGGACTGGCTGCGAAGAGCCCGGACCCTGCCGCAGGAAAAGCTGAGTTTCCTCCACGCGTCCGTCGAAGACGGGCCGCAGCTCGAGATTGACCCGCTCTTTTCCGGTCATGACCGGGCCTCGATCGGGCTGCACACCTGTGGTCCGCTCGCCCTTACGCAGATTCGCAAGAGCCAGGAGGCAGGCTTCCTGCTGAACTTTGGCTGTTGCTACGACAAGCTGGATGCCGCGAGGGATTACCCCGTCTCCCGCTTCGGGGAGGCCCATCGGCTTCCCTTCACCCGGTACGCCCTGTCCCTGGCGACGCGGGGGCGACACCACAAGACCGGAACGGAGTTCGCGCTCATGAAGCGGGTGTACGCGCAACGGTTCGCGCTCGATCTCCTGCTGAGACGCCAGTGTCCCGAACTCGGATTCGTGCCGGCAGGGGATGCACCCAAGGCGCTCTATGCCGGTAGTTTCGCTGTCTATGCGCGAGATCGCCTGGAGCGCCTGCGACTCGACCCCGGCATGGCCGAGGCCGAGCTGGACTCATTCGAGGTGTCCGTTCGCCCCGAGACGCGGCGCCTCTTTCTCTGTCATCTACTGAGGGATCGCTTCGCGAGGGCTCTGGAGATCGTCCTCTTGCTCGATCGCGCGCTCCTCCTCGAGGAGATGGGCTTTCAAGTGGAACTCCTGCAAGTCTTCGATCCGCGCCTTTCCCCGCGCAATGTTGCGCTCATCGCCTCGAGAGTGGAAGAGCCCGTGGGCCATACTCGGGGCTCATGA